The genomic DNA ccgtcgtactacccgatgccaTACCCGATGACCTACGCGACGCCTTACctgatcaacccctcggatgctggtccgagcaggtCGTTCGTGcgcataaccgagctctctgatgagcgaatcccgacacctgctgaagccggtggtGACCCTGGATACATgttggcgagcatggaggctgctacaacctcctttttcaccaacccatgaggtaccacattcatccaacctttgtaaataacattgcatttagttttatttcattttgtgtgatttttggattctttttcagacttttatttacacaggtactgtgtaatttaagtttggggaagAGTCCTAggatgtatataacattgtattttattttcttatttcaaatttttgcatgctagttttcttcatttgagtctgcatctatttgcataaaaaccctaaaaaattgaaaataatttgaaaaaacaataaaaaaaaagagtgttcatgtagttgcattttcatattaggattgagtctagattgtttcatataggattgttgcatatgcattttaggggacaatgattaaaactaccttgtttaaagtcaaaccttaggattgaagctatagcccttaatcacagttcattgttgctagatcaatctttggaaaaaaaatgaaaaatctttgtttaaaaccttgtgtcttttgaaagcttcctctacttgtgtgaaacttgcttgaacattgcatcatctctagattattggacttaacctgaacttaaattgtcttgcttatggaatttgaatacttgttCATGGTAACTTTAAACTCGGGTTAgtactccatttttaccaatcttttcgtttaacccgatctGTTTTTCCTACCCTTGAActcaaacctttctttcaaaccttgttctgaattgttgagtgaggccttttcattgtgctataggttgtgaaaccttgagagtattaagaacgacaaagaactggctcttgttttagctaagtttagaatcatttggactagctaatagaatcgattttgaaagataggtggttagcatgtttattttgGGTTGGgttgagaaatgaaaaaaaaaaagagaaaagaagtccctaaggttagaatcaagtagctctaagtctcttagcaaaaagaaaaaaaaaaagagaaaaggatcttgctatagtctccgagaaaaagaagaaaaaaatatatataggaatattattaggagcttagcaaagaaagaaaaaaaaaaaaaaaagagagctagatgtttaaagtttagaccttagggattataaaaaaaaggagagttaaaatcaaggttgtgggtagtttaattctaggggagtttgataaaaaaaagagatgaatgagaaaaggggtagattatcaagagctaagctttgtatgccctaattgttctcaatctcaAGCTttgcattccttcttttgagagtgaGCCACCCAAAGAAATTGTTCAAAAAACCACCCTACCAAAAGCCTTatccttgaaaccgattgagcttgattcgcCTTCTATTTGCAAGAAgtcgccaaacactttaatgaatgtgaaagagatgttatttggaattgcaagtcttcacttttagttggaggatgaactagatcgatgcatggtgataagcatagaaaaatatttgtaagtatgttgattgatcttagcaccattaaactatctttaaggactatagttTGAATCCTTCGTTTAGctcaaaaggttatgagtcccatttttaACCTCTTCCTCCTACTTCTTTGTTAgaggactagcaaaatttaagtttgggggtctgataactctctaatttacatgttttaagcgtaactttttgtccatattttgcattgtttctaccctaaccttagcatttttaggtcatttactgtaggaatccacatttaggccatttagggtgttgcattcttgcatttgcatattttggatgaaaacaggtgcttaagagccgaaaacggggagaaacaaggtcaaatccgagcatgtacccgaaggagctatggagcaggaagaacagtccgaacaccaacccgatcgaagaggatctaagaacagaaagaacaatccgagGACCTACCCAAAGAGCAACCCGagcacatcctcgtgcaccccatcgagcagaccctcgagCAAGACTGGGAATCTAGGGTTAAtaggtttccatatataaactcccctcttcttcctctcgccctagcacgccgcagaccctcagaacagagagcgagagcttctgggagagaaactgagcgactcaaacatttttctatctttgttaggatttaatttacttctttttgttattcttttagatttctactctgcactcttctcttctactttatattttaatacaatgcaattttcgttcttctatgtttttatgttttctgcaatgaaacCTGAGTAGTGAAGTAGAGTTTCTAGagatgggatagacgattttgtgttcttgatcggttaggatgtcttatttggattgtttatgttttataaattcccttttagattggtgttcttaatgatatcaacaaaccgagagggtgagattagatctaggatgttttaccaccgagaggtgtagatgaaatgcttgaatcaatcaatgctagagatttactcacttagcctaagagattagataagtaaggggtttattgacaataatgaatcggttcatattgcctgcttggtcatgtttctccaacgagagttgggtaggggagtgatcaaggttgattgtttctatcacgagagtgttttaacaaggttttagagattcattgtctagggaatatttgcttgaggcatgtaggacattcatattggtcaggaacacttaggagtcaattaccccatccttagaagctttcgtatttagattgtttacatttttattcataactcgatcacttacccgaacaggtacacgatcacctacTTCACACTGTTCTTGCTTACTCGAtaaccccacccgatcctgtactcgaatgcttgtatcgagtgcttaggtcgtgtggttctcatttatttgctttcttctatttcttttatgATTGTTAGCTCAAAACCtcattattgcttggcttgacttgcatagttctgatcctATCTCATTTGCTACCATATCAACCATTTGAATTGATAACTttttatactacaactgcatagggaattgataccctggatGAAACATCTTGTTATCAAttcaatatataagaaaaaactcTATAGGCCTCAAAATAAAGTACATAtcatcttgattcttgaacaTTTCAACTACAATGCACCACATACATAACAAGTCTCAAGCTAAGTCTTAACCTAATATTACAAATGCTACAATCAACACAAACACGAACCTAGAGACTCTTCTTGTTGTCTTCAAATGCCTGCTTGAGATGCTCCACTAATCATACTTGAACATTATGATCTCTTATGTCTGCAGGAAGAACTTCAGATCCAAAGTCATTACCTTCTATGTTCAGAGGAGCTTGATTAGTGCTAGATAAATAGCGGACTGTTGAAGCATGTTCCTGGTGCAGTAAAGTCGAAACATTCTTCAACtgttaaaagaaaaaccaagTGGCAACGTTACAGATCTCAATCATCTAGCAGAAGCAAGCTAACCCCATTAAATTCACAAAAGATGGCAGGCTGATCATTTGTGTCAGAACACTCATTTGTGTTCAacagttaaaaagaaaagaggaagccGAGTAAAACCCAACGCCAAACTCCTCTCTCAAAAAAAGAGTTAAGAGTTAATCTTGTTACATCTACTAACCTTCCAGCTTAGTGACTGATCAACTTGACCAGCAACATATGAAGCTAGCCCTGAATTATCGGTCTGCAATTTTCAACAGAGCAAAACAACAAGTCTTAGTAATTGAGCTATTAGATCGAATTTCAGTTTGTTATATGTCTTATCTTACAACCTTGACTATTTTCCCAAGATCCAACCCTTCGAAGTTCTTCAACGTAAGACCTCGAGGAAGCGCGAATCTGCAAGATAAAAACCATCAAGAAAAGCGGAAGATCTAACAAACCAAATTGGTTTGATGTGATGATGTGAAGTTTCATTCACCTGTTTTTGATGTCGGATTCTCTTCTTCCAAGCCTTGGAGTATCAACGGTAAGAGCGATTGCTTTAAATCcagcttcttcagctcttttTACAAGCTGTCTTACCACATTTCTATCCTTATACGCCTGCATTAAGAGAACAAACAGACGATTCAAAGCCAAATTTTCAAAAGACCAAGTAGAACTATATGAAACTTACATAAAGTTGGAAAAAACGAATCCCTGGTCCTGTGGAAACAACTTCCTCAACACTACAAGTAGCCCACGAAGATAAAGTCTGAAAACATcaaagaacacacaaaaaatgaatacataaaAGAGATATCTAATCAGGTGAAAGAGACAGACGACAAAGAATCAAAACCATAATTGTTCCAGCAGCAGAAGTAGCTCTCGCGGTGCAAGCTCGCCTACAACGATAACAAAACCACTTCCCATAGTGAACTCAAGATCTTTAACAGTATAACAATCTAATCTAAGAACATTAGATAAACTGATAAAGTAACTCTAAACCCTAGAAACTCAGCGAGTCCGGTTCACCGATTAAAAACGAATCCATTAAAGAGAAACGAAATGCTTACCGGAGAAGAAGACCACCTTGAGCAAGAGAATCGACTAGGAAGAAGGACCAGACAAACTCCGGCAGACACTAGCGAAGAAACTCAATGGGAAACCCTAACGAAAGGACGCCACTCTCTGGACCCCGGCTCCGTCGTCTCCGCTTATCCCGTAACAACCGCGTCGCATCCGTCGTATTCGCCACCGCCGTTTGCCAGGACGCCACTCTCTGGACCCCGGCTCCGCTTTCTCTCATTGAATTGGCCGCTGAATCGCTTTTCCACATCTCAATCGATATTTCTAACTCTAGACCCGGAGCTTCCTACACGAGAATTTATGGCTAATAGAGGTACCAAGAAACCCAAATCGTCCTTTGAAGGTTGTAAAGTTGTAATTAGCTTGGAGAAAACTATGAGGAGAACTGGGGAAGAAGAGCTTCACAAGAGGAAGATCTGGGTTTTGATTCGGTGGAGAAAGGGGATTTAGggttaaaagttttttttttcctcggctctatagctttttttcttttttcttttggactcTACTACTTCTATGTAAAATAGGGTGAAAGCATGATTTTTTTAGTCTATTTTTATTAAGCGTGGGCGGAAAgagtgatttttgttttccatttacattttctgAGGTATAGCGTTTTAAAAGCGCTATTATATAGattcatttttgaaaaaatttcaatgATAGCATTTGCGATTAGTTTTGGTTTTCCGCTATCAATGCTCATATTTCTGGTAGTGTTTAAAGAATTAACACCCGAAAATACACATCTTTTGAAATACTTTTACTACTTTATATATGCTACGTTATGATTACatcattttaacaaaaaattatttactaaaaattatatcaCAAATGaaacacattttcttttttcaataaaaaaaattattctaaaataaatatataattacttaattaaagaaGGGAAATACTCACAAATAgcacaaaactatattttatcTCCAAATTTAACACATCATCtataaagtttcaaaaatagcactataaTCCGAAATTTGatgttcaaaaataaaatttgaaactctaaatactaaagCTTACTCCCTAAaaattatatcctaaatgtaaaattgtCAACCAAACCTGAAAATAATtctcaaaattaattacaatatttttaccGCGTCAATTAGTACTATTTTTGAAAGTTTGTGGTGTATGTGTTATAATTAtccataaaacttattttagtgtaaatgaaacaaatatttgtcttatttcAAAAGTCGTTAAGCCTGATAAAATAGTGAAATTTAGGCCGATTAGTCTTTGTAATGAAAGTTACAAGACTATTTCTAAGATCTTGTGTTTTTGGCTAAAGAGAATTTTACCGTCCCTCATTTCGGAGACGCAGTCAGCTTTTGTTTTAGAACATTTGATTAcgaataattttattattgtccGGGAGGTGTTCCATGGGttatgataactctctaatttacatgtttttagcatccctttttgtccatattttgcattattcataccattaacttagcatttttaggtcattaactgtatgaattcacttttaggccatttagggtgttgcatttttgcatttgcatattttggatgaaaacaggtgcttaagagcctaaaatggagaaaaacaaagacaaacctGAAGATGTACCCAAAaaagccatcgagctggaagaacgagtccgaaccccaacacgatcaaggaggatccaagagcatgaagaccaacccgaagatctacccgaggactaactcgacctcatcctcgtgtaccccatcgagtagaccctcgggcaggtcTGGCAAGCTAGGtaaaaggggtttccatatataaacccctcctctccttcctcgcaaacgagcacgccg from Camelina sativa cultivar DH55 chromosome 7, Cs, whole genome shotgun sequence includes the following:
- the LOC104704442 gene encoding peroxisomal (S)-2-hydroxy-acid oxidase GLO5-like yields the protein MAFLGTSSVSSLVSAGVCLVLLPSRFSCSRWSSSPTLSSWATCSVEEVVSTGPGIRFFQLYAYKDRNVVRQLVKRAEEAGFKAIALTVDTPRLGRRESDIKNRFALPRGLTLKNFEGLDLGKIVKTDNSGLASYVAGQVDQSLSWKLKNVSTLLHQEHASTVRYLSSTNQAPLNIEGNDFGSEVLPADIRDHNVQV